Proteins encoded together in one Vigna angularis cultivar LongXiaoDou No.4 chromosome 5, ASM1680809v1, whole genome shotgun sequence window:
- the LOC108339419 gene encoding dehydration-responsive element-binding protein 1B, whose product MINMNMKNNESPCSKSQSPPNSDPLCDSSNPSHKRKAGRKKFRETRHPVYRGVRQRNGNRWVCEIREPVKKSRIWVGTYPSPEMAARAHDVAVLALNGISAKFNFPDSVSLLPLAKSSSAADIREAAKTATVDDTFTPNTSFSCSSHGNSSFEENGNAEESFLNTSIHNDESETVFFDEEALYNMPGLLDSMAEGLLITPPSRALVWDHSDSEIDLTLWNN is encoded by the coding sequence ATGATTAATATGAACATGAAGAACAACGAATCTCCTTGTTCCAAGTCACAGTCTCCACCAAACTCTGATCCATTGTGTGATTCTTCAAATCCATCTCACAAGAGGAAAGCAGGTAGAAAGAAGTTTAGGGAGACACGGCACCCTGTGTATAGGGGTGTACGCCAAAGAAACGGAAACAGATGGGTGTGTGAAATTAGGGAACCAGTGAAAAAGTCAAGGATCTGGGTAGGCACATACCCTTCTCCTGAAATGGCTGCTAGGGCACACGACGTGGCTGTTTTAGCCCTTAATGGCATCTCTGCTAAGTTCAATTTCCCCGATTCAGtttcccttcttcctcttgcaAAGTCTTCTTCTGCTGCAGATATAAGGGAAGCAGCAAAAACTGCTACTGTTGATGATACTTTCACGCCAAACACATCTTTTTCTTGTTCCTCTCATGGAAATTCTAGTTTTGAAGAAAATGGGAATGCAGAAGAGAGTTTTTTGAACACGAGCATCCACAATGATGAGTCTGAAACCGTGTTCTTTGATGAGGAGGCACTGTATAATATGCCAGGTTTGTTGGATAGTATGGCCGAGGGATTGCTAATTACTCCACCCTCTAGAGCACTGGTCTGGGACCATTCTGATTCTGAAATAGACCTTACTTTGTGGAATAACTGA
- the LOC108340087 gene encoding stress-response A/B barrel domain-containing protein At5g22580 — protein MGSFNHYVIVKFKDGVEVEELIQGLEKMASEIDQVKSFEWGKDIESHEMLRQGFTHVFLMAFNGKEEFNAFQTHPNHVEFSGVFSPAIEKIVVLDFPSKLVKAPA, from the exons ATGGGATCTTTTAATCACTATGTGATTGTTAAGTTTAAGGATGGTGTGGAAGTTGAAGAACTCATTCAAGGGTTGGAGAAGATGGCATCTGAAATTGATCAAGTCAAATCCTTTGAATG GGGAAAGGACATAGAAAGCCATGAAATGCTAAGACAAGGTTTCACTCATGTTTTCTTGATGGCattcaatggaaaagaggagtTCAATGCATTTCAGACTCATCCCAATCATGTTGAGTTCTCAGGAGTGTTTTCACCAGCTATTGAGAAGATTGTGGTGCTGGATTTTCCATCTAAGCTTGTCAAAGCACCAGCATGA
- the LOC108340055 gene encoding uncharacterized protein LOC108340055, whose translation MNMKPFKKPQILHSLLLFNIMLLGSSIENDANYCQNIRKQTPFFLNPNSSILDSIVLCISQNLYFRTSLGLFHVSSLDNNGRFLTITHSSCSSLQYVSPTAVTAGFPSPPEPNSLVLFNCSSRRHPILPTMQNCRNLYTCGGAEENNNYLRPCLVVEDLRKFDKDFHPQHLNCSHFSWVHRRTSEGGHDQGFKVGTRISVDIPRVPEICQGCEKPNGSCGAGLNCLCHPKECKDKVISKAVIKSTGSVFFSLVCFIGSVSVALIMCV comes from the exons ATGAACATGAAGCCATTCAAGAAACCACAAATTCTTCATTCTTTACTCTTATTCAATATCATGTTATTAGGTTCTTCTATAGAAAACGATGCAAACTACTGTCAAAATATCAGAAAACAAACACCTTTTTTCTTGAATCCAAATTCTTCTATATTAGACAGCATCGTTTTGTGCATATCTCAGAATCTCTATTTCAGAACATCCCTTGGCCTTTTTCATGTCTCTTCACTAGACAACAATGGTAGATTTCTAACCATCACTCactcttcttgttcttctctGCAATATGTTTCTCCTACGGCTGTCACTGCCGGTTTCCCTTCTCCTCCTGAGCCTAACTCGCTTGTTCTCTTCAATTGCTCAAGCAGAAGACACCCCATTTTACCAACCATGCAAAATTGTAGAAACTTGTACACTTGTGGAGGTGCTGAAGAGAACAATAACTACCTTCGTCCATGTTTAGTTGTTGAAGATCTGAGAAAATTTGACAAGGATTTTCATCCACAGCATCTGAACTGCTCTCATTTCAGCTGGGTGCATAGAAGAACATCAGAAGGTGGACATGATCAGGGATTTAAGGTTGGAACAAGGATATCTGTTGACATTCCTCGTGTACCAGAAATTTGTCAAGGGTGTGAAAAGCCTAATGGAAGCTGTGGTGCTggtttgaattgtttatgtcaCCCTAAAGAGTGCA AAGACAAGGTCATCTCGAAGGCTGTGATAAAATCTACTGGTagtgtttttttctctctggTTTGTTTCATTGGTTCAGTTAGTGTTGCCTTAATCATGTGTGTCTAA
- the LOC108339589 gene encoding 60S ribosomal protein L2, mitochondrial yields the protein MFEMAMSLWRSRTASSTLNLLANTLRGFSSEVTNTSAQRTRESMMNQMVYSDINSRIGSCMPLSAMRIGTIIHNIELNPGQGGKLVRAAGTSAKILKEPTSAYCLIQMPSGVKKLIDSRCRATIGVVSNPSHGDRKLRKAGHSRWLGRRPVVRGVAMNPVDHPHGGGEGKSKSSGKWGKGSRTPWGKPTKGGYKTGPLKRRR from the exons ATGTTTGAAATGGCTATGTCACTGTGGAGAAGTCGCACTGCTTCATCAACACTCAACTTGTTAGCCAATACTCTTCGCGGATTCTCTTCTG AGGTGACAAACACTAGCGCTCAAAGAACGCGAGAGAGTATGATGAATCAAATGGTGTATTCTGACATAAACTCACGAATTGGGAGTTGCATGCCACTGTCTGCAATGCGAATTGGAACAATCATTCACAACATTGAGTTGAACCCAGGGCAAGGTGGCAAGCTTGTCCGAGCTGCAGGAACCAGTGCAAAGATCTTGAAAGAGCCCACATCAGCATACTGTTTGATCCAGATGCCCTCTGGTGTTAAAAAGTTAATTGATTCTAGGTGTAGGGCCACCATTGGTGTTGTGTCTAATCCAAGTCATGGAGATCGGAAGCTTAGGAAGGCTGGTCACAGCCGATGGCTTGGTCGACGACCCGTTGTTCGAGGAGTGGCAATGAATCCGGTAGATCATCCTCATGGAGGAGGAGAGGGTAAAAGCAAGAGTAGTGGAAAATGGGGGAAAGGATCTCGCACTCCTTGGGGCAAGCCAACGAAGGGTGGCTATAAGACAGGACCCTTGAAGCGCAGAAGGTAG